In the genome of Eschrichtius robustus isolate mEscRob2 chromosome 2, mEscRob2.pri, whole genome shotgun sequence, the window GGAGGATTAAACTGATCCTGTGTGCAGGACAGATATGTGTAGGGGGAGGCAGGATGCAGTCAGAACCACTATAAGCCTGTTGCTGTGCTCATGGTAAGAGCTGGTCAGTGTTGGGACCAAGTGGGAAAGGAGGTGATAGTGAGGACAATGAGTACTGATTTTGCACAAGAGTAGAGAAgattgagaaaggagagaagcCAATGAGGAATTGAAGGCTATTGAAGAATGACCACTGGAGATTTAGGTGAGTGCTCTCTGGACACCAGGGAAGACAAGGTGGGAACCCTCAGATGTAGAGTAGGAAAAGAGGCAAGGCCTCCTGGAAACTTGCCCCAAGGATTGGAACAAACTCTGGACTTAGAGTCAGAAGTTCTGGGTTCTAATCCAAATCCTGTAATTAATTCATGTTTTCATGTTCCTAAGGTGCTATAGTAACTCTGGACACTTTAGCATTAAGGGAACCTCTGCTTCTCTTAGCCCATCTAAACTTGAAGGGATACCGAGATTTATATGAGGAAGTCTAGCTATTGTCTGAGGCTCATCCCCTGATACCCATCCCTGACACCCATGCCAGGCAATAAAGCACCAAAAAGTTAGACTGGTGGTGGGGGAAGAAGAATAGTGCAAGGGTAGGTTCTGAGCTGTGAGAGGTGAGGGTAGGAATTGAGCCTAGGACAGAGGAAAAATTAACTAATTCAGTAATGACCAAAGACCCTGAAAGTAACAGGACCATTTGTAACCAATAATTGCTAGTTGTACAGCCCTGGAAAAAGTAACTTTTCTGTGACTCAGTTAATTGGGGATAATTTAACATCTCCTAATGTGAGGCCACAGAGGACAGGTGACACTGAGGAGAGCCAGCTCTAAAGTTTTCTGAAATTCTCAGACCATATGGTAGCCACTGTCTTATAGGGTTGCTGGACCCAATCCTGTCTTTTCCTGAATTTttgttgtctgtaaaatgagtgcTTTAGAATCACACCTTTTTATAGATAACTAATGGTTTTATGACTTATGAGCACCTATCAGCCTCGTATTTAAAAGCACGACCATGATCACATATCATTAATTAGAGGAATAGTCATGGGTAAATTTACACCTATAGGGACTCAGTTTCTTggtttgtaaaatgaagaaatgtatGCTATCCAAGAGTCCTctcagttctaaaatttttaaattatagaatatGAAATTAGTTTCCTTAAAGCTCCCTTAGTGTCATGATTCCTCAGGCTGTAGATGAAGGGATTGACGAGGGGAGTCACCACTGTgaagatgacagtggtcaccacATCTTATACTGAGTAGGAGGATGAAGGGTGCATATAGACCCCCAGGATTGCCCCATAGAAGAGGGAGGCCACAGTGAGGTGGGATCTACACGTGGACAGGGCTTTCCTTATTCCATGGGCAGATGGCAACTTCAGTACATTAGAGAAGATGtaatcatatgaaaagatgataCATGTAAATGGTGTCATAAACACCAATCCACCCACAGTGAATACCATCAGGTCATGGATAAAGGTATTCGAACAAGAGAGTTTTAGAATAGGATAAGGGCCACAGAAAAAGTGATACACAGCATTGTTGGAACAAAATGTGAGTTGGACCATGAGAAGAGTGTGTAGGAGAGCATGCAGATTTGTACTGACCCGAGATGCAGCCACCAGAAGGACACAGAGTTTGGGCCTCACGATCATGGTGTAGTGGAGTGGGCAACAGATGGCAGTATAATCATCATAGGCCATCACACTCAGGAGGAACCCATCCATGTTGATGAAAATGATGAAGAAGTAGATCTGGGTCATACATTCCATGTAAGAGATAGACTGGCTTCCCAGTATGTGATTCACCAGCATCTTGGGGATTGTGACTGATGAAAAGCAGATGTCGACACAGGAGAGGGTGGCCAAGAAGAAGTACATGGGTGTTTGGCGATGACTGTCACAGTTGGTAGCTAAGACAATGAGAAAGTTCCCAATGAGGGTGACCAGGTACATCCACAAGAACAGCCCAAAGAGAACCTTCTCCTGCTCTGACCGCCCAGAGAGTCCCAGGAGAATGAATTCTGTGACTCCAGTCTGGTTGTCTCTGCCCATGTCCGCAGGGGAGAAAATGTGGtcaaaagtaaaaggaaatatttatttaattaggcTCCATATATTGTTTAGAGATTACAATTTTTTAATGATACCAGAtccaaaatttatttcttaattaataACACTTCAAATATAAAAGTAGATGAGATTGATAATGTCATCATTTGAGCAAATTTTTTATGATACTGTTTTGTCATTGAGAATTAATTCACATTAGATAATTCTATGAAGCgagttttaatgaaataaatagcTGGTTAATTTCTATAATTCTAATTTGTGTTTAATTATCTTTGATTTCATGCAGCTTAATTCATACGTCACTAACAGTTAATGAATATCTGGTATATACAAGTTATTTTCACATACACAATTTCTTTTAATCCatatcattcatatatatatatttttggccgcctcacatggcttgtgggatctcagttccccgaccaggtattgaacctgggccacagcagtaaaAGCCCAGAATTCTAAccattaggccaccagggaacgtCTGTAATCCATCATTCATAAATGAGGATCCTGAGAAAAAGAATCAGAGATGAAGAATCTGGTATTCAGAGAAATTAGGTGATGACAGATTAGATTGAAAGAACGCATAACATTTATAGTCTTGAAACAGCTGAAATGCCCTTTTCTTTAAATTCCTCCCTAGTTTTACTTCCAAGTTTCAATTATCAACCATTTATTGACACTATAACCAAGTGCCAGGCAGTGTCCTCCTGCTTTACATACATTTCTTACagatttaatatatgtaaattttaaaaataacaagctTCATTAAGCAGAAGGGAAAAATGAAGCAATGAGATTTAGCTATTTGTTTAAAGTCATAAGTTCTTTTACCCAAATAACTTTATACAACTCACTCAAATTCATTCTGGATCTCTCTTATTTTCTCAGGATTATACTACTTCTAGGCATTGAAGGATCTGCTGGCAGTTTTCCCTCAACCTTGTAACTGGATAGCATCAAAATGTCATTGCAGTAGCTCACAAATGTTGGCTTGGATGAGCTAAGCATGCTAGTGAGCTTGCTATGTACTGGATTCTGTGAagaaatttcttttctccctGTGCTGGCCAAAACAGGATCACTGGTATCTGGTATTAtttttgaaggggaaaaaaagattcatAGAGAAAGTAAAGTTATGGGGCATATCCAAGTGATCATCCCAGCCTTAAGGAATTAATGCAGGCAGGAAGAGTCAGATAGAGCATTTTGAATCTGTAAGAAGTCACAGTATTCGAATAGTAAAGAGGAGAGGAGATGGCATTTCAGCAGAGGAGATTTACAGGTTAAATGTCTTGACTGACTGGGATAAAGGATGTCACAGGCAATACTTTTAGGAGAGTGGTTGCAGGATGTATATAATATGGTGACTACAAAGTATCCTAGCATTTTGAGAGTTAAATTAGTAAAACCAAGGTAAAATTCTGAGATCTGAAGCCATTTTTCTCATAAATTATATCACAGAATTAAAAGGTAGAAAGGCAGTAGTTGGCAGTACCCAGAGCTATTGAAAGAAGGTACTTCAGGGAAAGGATGTAGAATGTAGAAGTGGGGGGTACAGGGGTTGCATCaaggaaaaaccaaaacaatatttGTGCAGACTTTTTCATTGTGCTCCAAACAGTAAATGTTGATATTAGGGTCTTAATTGTAAGCTATTTCCCATAATGGAAATGGCAGTAGAAGGTGAAAGACGTATAGCAGGATGGCGATAGGGTTTTTCCTATTGTCTGGGAACTGGCAAAGGCAAAAACAGGTCTACAGGCTCTAAATAACCCAGACTCTATGTCGAGAGATCTGCCAGCATTAAGGTTAGCCACTTCTTGTCAATGTTTGCTGGGATAGTCCTACCAGGAGTACAATCAACAGTGCCCCCAACCCCCAAGTCAATATGGTAAGAGGGCCTGGTTTCACACATTAGTCCCTTGTGAGTATCTTTAGTTTGTGACTGTCTCTGAGACATCTGATGTATTTGCAGCATTGAGTGTTTTTGTTCCTGGACCTTAGAACTGAGGATGCTTAGTGCCTGGACCCCAGCTCAAGCTGACGCCCTCTGTGGGGTTCCATGTGGCATCCAAGCAACCTCCCTCTGACACGCTTCTGTAATGTGGTCATAGACCACAGTGAAGGTACACAGGGAAGCAACTAATAAAACGGTGGAGATTAAGGGCAGAATAGGAGGGTCTT includes:
- the LOC137758665 gene encoding olfactory receptor 1f45-like: MGRDNQTGVTEFILLGLSGRSEQEKVLFGLFLWMYLVTLIGNFLIVLATNCDSHRQTPMYFFLATLSCVDICFSSVTIPKMLVNHILGSQSISYMECMTQIYFFIIFINMDGFLLSVMAYDDYTAICCPLHYTMIVRPKLCVLLVAASRVSTNLHALLHTLLMVQLTFCSNNAVYHFFCGPYPILKLSCSNTFIHDLMVFTVGGLVFMTPFTCIIFSYDYIFSNVLKLPSAHGIRKALSTCRSHLTVASLFYGAILGVYMHPSSSYSV